The following nucleotide sequence is from Acetivibrio cellulolyticus CD2.
CAATATTGCCATCACCGTTTAAGGGAACTCTCCATAATACAGTAGCACTATTTGAGGAAAGTTCTTTATCATAGCTTATTATGGTATCCCCTGCCACCTTTTCAAACAAATTTACTATTTCAGGAGCTGTAGGTCTTGATGCCGCTTCCTGCTCTCCAACAACAATACGGTCTGATTCAATTCTTATTCCGTCATATACACCCTCACCATCTTTTGTCACTATTGCCCTAATTACAAAGTAATACTGATCCCCTCCAGGTGGAAGAGTTACGAAAAAGTTTGTACCATCTACAGCAGCCATATATTGAGCCAAATCGTTTGATCCAATAACTCCCCTATAGATATGGTAAGCAACTTTTATACTACTGTCACTAAGTCCTGTAACAACGGGACTCCATTCTAGTTTCCATATTATCCCACTTTCAGTTGTTGATACTTTAGAAGTTTTAACAAGTATATAACTGCAGGCTGTTACTGTTTCACTATACTGTGTCCTCTTTATTTCATCATCACCTAAATCCGGTTCAATTCTTATGTAATAGACTCTGCCAGCATCTCTGACAGTATGAATATATTCAAGCTTTCCGCTTGTTTCGTTTACAGTAACAGCTTTACCATCTCCTATCTGTGGATCTCCGATATAAATCGGCTGAGTATTTGTAAACGAACCATTTTCCGAAATATAAAGCTTGTAATCTATCCTGCCGCTCGTATCCCATACGTCATCCCACTCAATTTTAATTTGATTCGTTCCATAAGAGTAGGCATTTATGCCCATATCTGTTAACACCTTTACTTTGTTTGATGATACAGACTCAGGGCTTGAATATACAGTACTTTCATTGGAATGTGTGTGATAAGCAGTCATATCCAAATAGTATATTGTTCCTGAATTCAATTCCTTAAGTCTATAAGAGCTAAAACTCCCTGAAATATCGCGTTCCTTTAATATACGCGAAGTTGATGGCTTATAAGACTTTGGCACCTCTTGAAGATATAGATTGAGATACTTGCCAACTATTTGAGTATCTGTATATTCTACATTCCACTTTAAATCAATATAATATTTATCAAACTCGTTGTAACCAATAGCAGGTTCACCCTCTAATTCCGACTCAACTCTCAATTGCGTAGGAGGCATCTGAGGCAGATCAGTATAGGCAAAAACACAAATACCTGTCATATTCTGTACAATTAACGATATTAATATGGTCAAAACCAATACTCTATAAAACCTTTTCATAGTAATTTCTCCTATATAAGTTTCCACAGAATAAATAAAAATTTAACTTTTTCTAAATATCACCTGTAAGCCCAAGTACTTTTACAACTGCACTAGCCAGCTCACCCCTTGTAATAGTTCCGTCGGGTTGAAACCTGCCTTCGTCACTAAGACCAAGTACACCTAAATCTACAGAGATCAATACATCTTTATAGTACATATCATCTACTGCCGTAAGATCTTTAGCATTACTGCTTCTGGTTGGAATAAGACTATTTATACTAACACCTGTTTTTGACGAGTATATTAACATCACTACCTTGGCGGTCTCCTGTCTGCTTATATCTCTAACAACACCACCAAATCCTATCAAACTTTCAAGCCCATACTTTTGAGCTTTTTGGTTTATTGTAAGGCCACCGTTACCCTTATCTAAACCCATTACTTTTTCGTATAGAAGTATTATCTCCTTTACTTTTACATTATCTTCAGGGTAGAATGCACTCATATCCCCAAATACTTCACTTAAGTCATACTTTGAAAGAAGTAACTTAACATCAGGTGTTTGCTTGTAATTATCAGTCAAATCTGATGCAATTTCTTCCTCTAGAAGTATAGTATATTCACCCGTTTTTACAACATTAAATGCCAGGTTATTCTTTGACGTAATGGCACTTTGATTTAGCTTCTGCCATTTAGTGTTATCATCATACCTTACATAAGGAAGTTTTAACCCTACCTCTCCAGTATAGTTAATCTTCGCCAGGATAGGGTAATCAAAATCCTTAATAGACGCACTTTTAACAACTATAGAAGTTATTCCGTTGCCGCCCTCCACCTTATAATATATAAACTTGGAGAGTTCAAGCTCAATGTCATCAATAGAATCCGTTATTATATCCTCAAGCCTGCTTGAATCGATTGATGGTAAAGTGTCAAGAAGTGTGCCCAATTTTTCCTGTACAAGACCTGAACTTTTATTATAAATACGATCATCAATCTGACTCTTTAACTGCTTGTAAGTTATAGATGTACCAATGGTCCTAACTTCCAGTTCATTGATATCAGAAACAGCTTTTAATCCCTTAGGGGTACTTACTTTTGGGCTCTCATTACGACCTATATTCAGCATAAAATATATTTCATTAATATTGCCATGTGCTTTAAGATCCTTGATTTCAGGTCTTAAATCCAAATTAAACGTATTCGGTCTGATACTGTATTCTGCACCGCTTGTCCTAATCAAAAGATTCTTGTTTTCTCTGTCTAAAGTTCTAAATACATCAACAGGTATGTAGATTGTGTCTAGTGATGTGCCTTTAGCATAATAAGATATATCAAGGGTAAAAGGATAATTTCCGCTGTTCTCTATTGCATTTACCACTCTTTCTCCTTTTAAGAGCAGCTTGTTTTCCTCTCCATTTTCAATCCCTATTCTCCAAAATAAAGCATCTTCAAGCTTATTGATTCTATCCATAAATGCAGCCTGCGTCTTGGTGTTATTGTCTTCTTCATCGTAATCATTCTGATTAAAATCTGTTCTAATAAATACCGGGCCTAAATACTTTGAATAGGACACTATTGATAAATCTACAGGATCTATCTTCTTGGCCCTTACCTTTATATAATATTTCGTATTTGCTTTTAAGGGCTGATCCTCAAATGTCCCATCACCCAGCTTTACAGGAATAGTTTTAATTCTGGCATAATAGAATTCATAATCTGTGCCACTGGTTTTAATGTTTTTTTCAGCATAATAAGGTAGAATCTTTCCTTGTGAATTTGTATACTCCTCAAGGTTCGCATCATCAAGTAAAATATAACTGTCATCCGTAAGTGACTTTACTGAGACCTCATATTTATATTGCGAAAGTCCCCTCCACTTAAGCTCAACTTGATGATAAGCATCGCGGGTTTTTAAGTCCTCCTTTTTATATACAAGAGTGTTGCCGTCATCCTTATATACCTTTACATCATAATAAGTACCAGCTTCCAGATTCGTTAACCTTACATAGCTAGTTGAACCAAACTTGACAAAAGTATACTTATTTTTATTAATAAGATTAAATTTCAAGTCTTTTTCGGATTTTATGTACACACTATAATCCTCTGCTAAAGTCTCTGTATCTTCATCATCAAAGAAGAATCCCAATTGTACATCGCTTACAGCTTCCAAATACTCCGGCTGTTCGATAAGCCTTGTAGTTACAGGTATTGAGACCCAAGAACTGTATATCTTATTATTTGCTTTCTTTATGGCTCTTATGCTGAAATAGTACAACTTATTGGGGAAAAGCCATTTATTAAAGGTATATTTGCATTCTTTTGATACTGGATTATATTCAAAATTCTCTGGTAAACTTTCAAGGGATGGATCGAGGATGATATTACCAAAGTTCGCTTTGAAGCTCTGATATATTGCATCGTTACTTCCTTCATATAGCCCTTCATTGGCATCAAGCTTTCTGGATGAACAGATAATATTGTAAAGCACATCAGTTTCATCCCTTGTCCAGCTAAAAGTAACTTTCGTACTAGTAATAATTTGGTTTCCTTCACCGTCTACTGCAATCTTAAAATCTATAGGAGCATAAGGCCGTTTTGATGATTCATCCGGTTCTCCAATTACGCCTTTTACTGTTGTAACAGGCAAAAGTGTAGTATACGCGGATTCCTTCTCCGTCTTTAATCCCCCTGAACGCAACCTTGTTTTTGCAACAAAATAATAAGTTGTGTTTGGTCTTAGTTTAGAACCAAAATTAGTATATGCTGTTGTCCCTTTAGAGAACTCCCTGACTACCAATCTTATTGATGTACTCTGTACGTCATCTGCACCTATAAATGCAATATCCCCATCAGGATTCTCAGTTGTCCCAATAAGCTTGAACGATGTCAAATCCGTTCTGTTACTCATATATATATCATAATACACTTCCTTGGAAACGGTTGTGTCCGATATGTAGTTATTCCAACTTATATCAACCTTATCAAGCTGAAGCTCAATATAATTTGAAACTTCATTTGTGTCACCAACTATTACGTCCGCATCATTAATATTTAATCTTAGGTTTTTCGGTAGGGGTACATCAATTTCTTCCGCTGCTCTTGTTGTAAAGCTTAATATTACTGATTTGTCAGACATATCCTCAGTCTCATTCGTATCTCGGTTAAGATTATTTGTTGTATACATCTGCATATAATAAACCTTGTTTGGAAGCAAAAAACTCGGGTATTTTTCGTCAGGTGTTATATCTTTCGGAACTATAACCGGATTGCCGTCCACGTCCAATCCGTCATAATATGATCCTTTAAAAAGATTAAAGCCCCGAATAGTATACTCCAGATGGTTGCCATTCTCGGTAACTTGCTTTGAAGAGAAATACACCACTCTCCTATATACTAACGGAAAGTAGCCATATACTGTCCCACCAGCCTTAAGCTCAGGATATGGCATTGAGCTATCCTCATTCTCTGTCATGTTCAATAATATGTGATATACAACATCTGCATTCTTATCAGTATTTGCCCTTATTTTATCCCAATTGGCAGGCTTATCCCATGATATGGTAATGTCTGATGACTTTTGAACTACAGAGGTGCCGTTAATTACCACCGTCCTTGTTACCAGCTGTCTGTCAACTATTGTTATGCCAGTTGGAACAGGGGATTTACTTGTATCCTCCGACAGAGTATAGTCCATAGGCATTGATTCAATTCTGTCATTGGTTGTATCAGTCTTAACAACAATCTTGTAGAAAACCTTATTATTTGCTCCTACACCTGATATCAGAGTTAACGCACTTTCAGCTCCAGAAGCAAAAAAGCTGTCATCTATTGTCTTTTTGATACTCCAATCTCCCTTTATAGTCTCATCATCACTACACTGTACCTCATAATACAGTCTTGGAAGATCAAGGCTTCCCTGATTAACCTTATATATTTTTATGTAAACATTGTCTGCTGAGTCTTTAGAAAGTTGAAACCTTAATGGAGTGTATGTATATGGGAATGTATCCATTAGAACACTTCCGTTTAAGTCAGTCGGATCTCCAACTGTTGTCACATATTTGCTAAGTCCAGCATGATTCTGATACGAAAGCTTGATATTCATATAATAAACTGTTCCCGGAAGTATATCCCCATCCGGTAAACCATATTCTTCAACCGCTGGCAAAGCTGTAGACTTATCTTTCCTTCCGATTAATTCCATGCTCAAATAACCATCCATGTCAGGTCCTAATACTTTTGAAGTGAAATCCTGATTTCCTGACACATATGCATTATAACCCTCACTTTCGGAATTAACAATTATAGCCGACTGTGAAGATCCACTGTTTAGTGTAGATAAACTGCTTGATATATTTATTTTGAAATTCAATTTAGATACATCAATACTGGTTCCATAAACATCATTTAGGTTTGCCCTAACAAAATCCAGTGCATCTTCCCCATTTGCATTTGTAAACTGACCTAAATCACCATCCCAAACCTTTGGCATTACCCATTTTAAATTAAGACGCGGCTTATTTCCGATTTCATATCCTCCGCCCTCTATAGGCACCCTTGTTTGATCTACTCTGGACGCATAAAATGAAATTCGCGGAAGATAGTACATTAACCCTTCAGCAATAAGACTTCCGCCGAAATCAACTTCACTATATATCTCAACTTTTATATCATAGATATAATCATTCTGAAGGCTGGAAATAACACATGTATTTTCTGCTACATTTCTTTTGATAGTCTGAACTCCAATATCAGGTGTATGATAGCTCACCAAAAAGGATTTTGCCCCTGAAACCTTATCCCAATGAATAGTAAGAATTCCATTACTAAAACTGTCAGTATAAATATTAACAGGAACAGCAGCAGCCATTACGTATTGTTGAAATAATGGAATAGGCCCCGATAGTATTGCAATTATTAGAACCATGGCAAGCACATTTCTTAATAATTTCATAATAAAACCCCCAAATTGTAAGTCCTATTAAATAAATACGTATGCGATTGGTGTTTAAAAAATTGATTAAAGTAAAGGCATAATGGTTACTTTGCAGCTAATTTTTAAAACGCTCCAGGCCTAATATTATTGTACCAAATTCCAAACCGCTTGTACGTAGGTCAAACATCCCATAGGACTATAGCCTCATACAGGTAAAATCTATTAACAATATATATATTTATCGGCAAAATGAAGTAAAATATTAAATGTCGCACTATAATTTATAAAGGATGGGCTGCAAGTCAAATCAAATATAGCAGAAACCTATGTGAGTATAAGAAATGAAATTCTCAATTCTTTGCAAACAAACGCCGCCTCAGGACACCATTTTAATTAATGTAATGGTATCCATGGCGGCGCAAGACCTGATCTGTCAAAATATTGGACTGCCGGTTGTATTGGCATGTACAACCAGGATGTTGAAGAAATATACAAACTTGTAAGCATCGGACAACAGTAATTACGGGGTAAAGTCCTATTTTCCCTTCCTACCGGCTGCAAGTCTTGCCATAGCTTTTGCCAAGGCTGCCTTAGACTGAATATACTCGGTCTGACTTGCTTTTCTCAATATTCTTTCCTCCGCTCTTTCTTTAGCTGCATTAGCCCTGTTAATATCAATCTCGTCAGGCCATTCTGCAGTATCAACTAAAATAATAGCCTTGTTCTGCTTAACTTCCATAAAACCCTGACTTAATACTGCATCAATCCATTCTCCATCTTTTTTAATTTTAATAGGACCAATATCAATTACTACTACAATAGGCATATGATCCTTCAATATACCCATTTCTCCTGATGGAGTCTTAACAATTACAGTCTCCACATCACCCCAAAAGAATTTTCTATCGGGTGTTAATATCTCAATATAGAATGTTTCTGACATAATAAACCTCCAATATCACCCCTTGACTTTCTCTAACAAAAATACTTAGAGGCATATCTACTCGGTTCTATGATATTTGCTTCGCAAATTCCACAAACTCCAAAAGTCAAGGTGAACGGTTTCCTCCTGGCTGGTCATTCAGCTTTGCTTCAATGCTCGCTATTCAGCCCGGCCCTACTTCATGTTTTTGGCATTTTCGTAAACTTCCTCTATAGTTCCAGTCATATAAAAAGCTGCTTCAGGTATATCATCCATTTTGCCATCTATAATTTCCTTAAAGCCTCTTATTGTATCTTTTATACGGACATATCTCCCTTT
It contains:
- a CDS encoding S-layer homology domain-containing protein, translating into MKLLRNVLAMVLIIAILSGPIPLFQQYVMAAAVPVNIYTDSFSNGILTIHWDKVSGAKSFLVSYHTPDIGVQTIKRNVAENTCVISSLQNDYIYDIKVEIYSEVDFGGSLIAEGLMYYLPRISFYASRVDQTRVPIEGGGYEIGNKPRLNLKWVMPKVWDGDLGQFTNANGEDALDFVRANLNDVYGTSIDVSKLNFKINISSSLSTLNSGSSQSAIIVNSESEGYNAYVSGNQDFTSKVLGPDMDGYLSMELIGRKDKSTALPAVEEYGLPDGDILPGTVYYMNIKLSYQNHAGLSKYVTTVGDPTDLNGSVLMDTFPYTYTPLRFQLSKDSADNVYIKIYKVNQGSLDLPRLYYEVQCSDDETIKGDWSIKKTIDDSFFASGAESALTLISGVGANNKVFYKIVVKTDTTNDRIESMPMDYTLSEDTSKSPVPTGITIVDRQLVTRTVVINGTSVVQKSSDITISWDKPANWDKIRANTDKNADVVYHILLNMTENEDSSMPYPELKAGGTVYGYFPLVYRRVVYFSSKQVTENGNHLEYTIRGFNLFKGSYYDGLDVDGNPVIVPKDITPDEKYPSFLLPNKVYYMQMYTTNNLNRDTNETEDMSDKSVILSFTTRAAEEIDVPLPKNLRLNINDADVIVGDTNEVSNYIELQLDKVDISWNNYISDTTVSKEVYYDIYMSNRTDLTSFKLIGTTENPDGDIAFIGADDVQSTSIRLVVREFSKGTTAYTNFGSKLRPNTTYYFVAKTRLRSGGLKTEKESAYTTLLPVTTVKGVIGEPDESSKRPYAPIDFKIAVDGEGNQIITSTKVTFSWTRDETDVLYNIICSSRKLDANEGLYEGSNDAIYQSFKANFGNIILDPSLESLPENFEYNPVSKECKYTFNKWLFPNKLYYFSIRAIKKANNKIYSSWVSIPVTTRLIEQPEYLEAVSDVQLGFFFDDEDTETLAEDYSVYIKSEKDLKFNLINKNKYTFVKFGSTSYVRLTNLEAGTYYDVKVYKDDGNTLVYKKEDLKTRDAYHQVELKWRGLSQYKYEVSVKSLTDDSYILLDDANLEEYTNSQGKILPYYAEKNIKTSGTDYEFYYARIKTIPVKLGDGTFEDQPLKANTKYYIKVRAKKIDPVDLSIVSYSKYLGPVFIRTDFNQNDYDEEDNNTKTQAAFMDRINKLEDALFWRIGIENGEENKLLLKGERVVNAIENSGNYPFTLDISYYAKGTSLDTIYIPVDVFRTLDRENKNLLIRTSGAEYSIRPNTFNLDLRPEIKDLKAHGNINEIYFMLNIGRNESPKVSTPKGLKAVSDINELEVRTIGTSITYKQLKSQIDDRIYNKSSGLVQEKLGTLLDTLPSIDSSRLEDIITDSIDDIELELSKFIYYKVEGGNGITSIVVKSASIKDFDYPILAKINYTGEVGLKLPYVRYDDNTKWQKLNQSAITSKNNLAFNVVKTGEYTILLEEEIASDLTDNYKQTPDVKLLLSKYDLSEVFGDMSAFYPEDNVKVKEIILLYEKVMGLDKGNGGLTINQKAQKYGLESLIGFGGVVRDISRQETAKVVMLIYSSKTGVSINSLIPTRSSNAKDLTAVDDMYYKDVLISVDLGVLGLSDEGRFQPDGTITRGELASAVVKVLGLTGDI
- a CDS encoding L,D-transpeptidase family protein: MSKYWTAGCIGMYNQDVEEIYKLVSIGQQ
- the atpC gene encoding ATP synthase F1 subunit epsilon — encoded protein: MSETFYIEILTPDRKFFWGDVETVIVKTPSGEMGILKDHMPIVVVIDIGPIKIKKDGEWIDAVLSQGFMEVKQNKAIILVDTAEWPDEIDINRANAAKERAEERILRKASQTEYIQSKAALAKAMARLAAGRKGK